A window of Pirellulales bacterium contains these coding sequences:
- a CDS encoding extracellular solute-binding protein — protein sequence MPSSRTISLVTAIVLAAALYSGCNGSESPVAGHGSSNSGSAAGDNKSPATPANLRLLVVGDTELAQRVTRLRAEWSARAGTSLDVSEIARADLANAKSLAADVVIYPSSELGTLAERRLIRPLPVAWLAQPAYHEPDLFELPGQRETAWGEQTYAVPLGSPVFVCFYRADLFASLGRTPPRTWDEYQQAAEFFAAREKSKTPAADAQSGTLEPLAAGWAGNVLLARSAAYAKHRDYYSTLFDKESLEPRIAGEPFVRALTELVAAAKLGPKSQLSDTPADVRREFFAGHTAMGLSWPTPADNVASTAGALTESKTLASAATAVGFVELPGSPEVFNPRDRQWMRRKPDDEPHVPLLGIAGRMGSIVRGTPSGASAFELLIWLSTDEWSAQISTSSPATTLFRRSQMVHPDRWVESGMPQAAAKQYVEVAARAFSRPGWLFSPRLPGHEEYLAALDNAVRHAVDGSATPAAALRDAAAQWQKITDRIGRAAQKLAYTRSIGLEPQSESGDK from the coding sequence ATGCCAAGTAGTCGAACAATCTCGCTTGTCACGGCCATCGTGTTAGCCGCCGCGTTGTACAGTGGCTGCAACGGCTCAGAGTCGCCCGTCGCGGGTCACGGGTCGTCGAATTCCGGATCGGCCGCCGGCGATAACAAGTCGCCCGCCACGCCTGCCAACTTGCGGCTGTTGGTCGTCGGCGACACGGAGCTGGCCCAAAGGGTGACGCGGCTGCGAGCCGAATGGTCGGCTCGGGCCGGGACGTCGCTCGATGTGTCGGAAATTGCACGGGCCGATCTTGCAAACGCCAAGTCGCTAGCGGCCGATGTGGTGATCTATCCAAGTTCCGAATTGGGAACGCTCGCCGAGCGCCGGCTAATCCGTCCGCTTCCCGTAGCGTGGCTCGCTCAGCCTGCCTATCACGAGCCCGATTTGTTCGAGTTGCCGGGGCAGCGGGAAACCGCGTGGGGCGAGCAAACGTATGCCGTTCCGCTCGGTTCGCCCGTGTTTGTTTGTTTCTACCGCGCCGATCTATTCGCCTCCCTCGGCCGCACGCCACCGCGAACCTGGGACGAATATCAGCAGGCCGCTGAGTTTTTTGCCGCTCGCGAAAAATCAAAAACTCCGGCCGCCGATGCGCAAAGCGGAACGCTCGAACCGCTCGCCGCGGGTTGGGCCGGCAACGTGCTTTTAGCTCGGTCGGCCGCATATGCCAAACATCGCGACTATTACTCGACCCTTTTCGACAAAGAATCACTCGAACCGCGGATCGCCGGCGAGCCGTTCGTTCGGGCTCTCACGGAATTGGTGGCCGCCGCCAAGCTCGGGCCGAAATCGCAATTGAGCGACACGCCAGCCGACGTACGGCGCGAGTTTTTTGCCGGCCACACCGCGATGGGTCTCAGTTGGCCGACGCCCGCCGACAACGTCGCTTCAACCGCTGGTGCGCTTACCGAATCGAAAACATTGGCATCGGCGGCCACAGCAGTCGGCTTTGTCGAGTTGCCCGGTTCGCCGGAGGTGTTCAATCCGCGAGACCGACAATGGATGCGAAGGAAGCCGGACGACGAGCCACACGTGCCCCTTTTGGGAATCGCCGGACGGATGGGATCGATCGTGCGCGGCACTCCGTCGGGTGCTTCGGCCTTCGAATTGTTGATATGGCTTTCGACCGATGAGTGGTCGGCACAGATTTCGACTTCGAGTCCGGCCACGACCTTGTTTCGTCGCAGCCAGATGGTCCATCCGGATCGGTGGGTCGAGTCCGGGATGCCGCAAGCCGCGGCAAAGCAATACGTGGAGGTCGCGGCGCGGGCCTTTTCTCGGCCTGGCTGGTTATTCAGTCCGCGGTTGCCGGGGCACGAGGAATACCTGGCCGCGCTCGACAATGCCGTCCGCCACGCCGTCGACGGAAGCGCCACGCCCGCCGCAGCGCTGCGCGACGCGGCCGCGCAATGGCAAAAGATTACCGACCGCATCGGCCGCGCCGCACAAAAGCTGGCCTACACGCGCAGCATCGGCCTAGAGCCACAATCAGAATCCGGCGACAAATGA